A stretch of Solidesulfovibrio sp. DNA encodes these proteins:
- the trmD gene encoding tRNA (guanosine(37)-N1)-methyltransferase TrmD: MLFNILTIFPEFFDSFLSCGLMAKAVEAGVVEVARVNPRDYAQDRHHTVDDRPYGGGPGMVMGLPTLVAALRGLERPGKLLMLSPAGRPLTQRLAGELAGEGALTLLCGRYEGIDARIFDLFDIVPVSVGDFVLSGGESAACCLMEAVARLVPGFMGKDASAEEESFASGLLEYPHYTRPEVFEGLAVPAELLSGHHAAIAAWRRRRSLETTLARRPDLFDATPLSNDDSTHLRGVARVRPGRNMHIGLVHGPVVLKDGKVGTVSLTNLDVHDIARVSRTYGLGGFEVVTPLRDQLALAARIVDHWREGPGLAANPDRAEALSLVRLHEGLDAALAAVSADHGRPAALLATSARGPATMSFAAARELIASRPVLVALGTGHGLADAVLDRADGILPPLRPFSDYNHLSVRAAAGILTDRLLGDAL, from the coding sequence TGTTCAACATCCTGACCATCTTCCCGGAATTTTTCGATTCCTTCCTGTCCTGCGGGCTGATGGCCAAGGCGGTGGAAGCCGGCGTGGTGGAGGTGGCCAGGGTCAATCCCCGGGATTATGCCCAAGACAGGCATCATACGGTGGATGACCGGCCCTATGGCGGCGGGCCGGGCATGGTCATGGGGCTGCCGACGCTCGTGGCGGCGCTACGGGGGCTGGAGCGGCCGGGCAAGCTGCTCATGCTGTCCCCGGCCGGTCGGCCGCTGACACAACGGCTGGCCGGGGAGCTGGCCGGGGAAGGGGCGCTGACGCTTTTGTGCGGCCGCTACGAGGGCATCGACGCCCGCATTTTCGATCTGTTCGACATCGTGCCCGTGTCTGTCGGCGATTTCGTGCTTTCCGGCGGCGAATCGGCCGCCTGTTGCCTGATGGAGGCCGTGGCCAGGCTCGTGCCCGGGTTCATGGGCAAGGACGCCTCGGCCGAGGAGGAGAGCTTCGCTTCGGGGCTGCTCGAATACCCGCATTATACCCGGCCGGAGGTGTTCGAGGGCCTGGCCGTACCGGCGGAACTGCTTTCCGGCCATCACGCGGCCATTGCCGCCTGGCGGCGCAGGCGCTCCCTGGAGACGACCCTGGCCCGCCGGCCGGACCTGTTCGACGCAACGCCCCTTTCCAACGATGATAGCACGCATTTGCGGGGTGTTGCCCGGGTGCGGCCGGGGCGCAACATGCACATCGGCCTGGTGCACGGGCCGGTGGTGCTCAAGGACGGGAAAGTCGGAACGGTGTCTTTGACAAACCTCGACGTTCACGATATAGCGCGCGTTTCCCGTACCTATGGGCTGGGCGGGTTCGAGGTGGTGACCCCGCTTCGCGACCAACTGGCCCTGGCGGCGCGGATCGTGGACCATTGGCGGGAAGGGCCGGGACTGGCGGCCAACCCCGACCGGGCCGAGGCCTTGTCCCTGGTGCGGCTGCACGAGGGGCTGGATGCGGCCCTGGCGGCGGTTTCGGCCGATCACGGCCGGCCGGCCGCGCTTTTGGCCACCAGCGCCCGGGGGCCGGCCACCATGTCGTTCGCGGCGGCGCGGGAGCTTATCGCTTCGCGGCCGGTGCTGGTGGCGCTCGGCACGGGCCACGGCCTGGCCGACGCGGTGCTGGACCGGGCCGACGGGATTTTGCCGCCCTTGCGGCCATTTTCGGACTACAATCACTTATCGGTGCGGGCCGCGGCCGGCATCCTCACCGACAGGCTGCTTGGCGACGCCTTGTAG
- the rplS gene encoding 50S ribosomal protein L19, translating into MNVIEQLEREQIRLDMPAFRPGDTIKVHLRIIEGEKERIQVFQGAVLRLRKGGVNSTFTVRKVSDGVGVERVFPMHSPFIERVEVVSQGKVRRSRLYYLRSLRGKAARIKTKTSWES; encoded by the coding sequence ATGAACGTGATCGAGCAGCTTGAGCGGGAGCAGATTCGCCTGGACATGCCGGCCTTCCGCCCCGGCGACACCATCAAGGTGCACCTGCGCATCATCGAGGGCGAGAAAGAGCGCATCCAGGTCTTCCAGGGCGCGGTGCTGCGCCTGCGCAAGGGTGGCGTCAATTCCACCTTCACCGTGCGCAAGGTGTCCGACGGCGTGGGCGTGGAGCGCGTGTTCCCCATGCATTCGCCGTTCATCGAGCGGGTGGAGGTGGTGTCCCAGGGCAAGGTGCGCCGCAGCCGCCTGTACTACCTGCGTTCGCTTCGCGGCAAGGCCGCCCGTATCAAGACCAAGACGTCCTGGGAATCCTAG